Proteins from a single region of Trichoderma asperellum chromosome 3, complete sequence:
- the RLP24 gene encoding ATPase-activating ribosome biosynthesis protein (BUSCO:EOG092D4M5U): MRIEDCSFCGRPAYPSKGITFVRNDGKSFRFCRSKCNRNYKMKRNPRKLKWTKAYRRNAGKEMTVDSTLQFAMRRNEPVRYDRDLVNKTMAAMKRISEIRARRERVFYKKRMAGKREKELAVARKLVAENEHLLPRLRGSEKKRLAELAAQGEDVALEEELLATRKNKIKAFGGETRRLKVRVDGGVDEIVESFQGEGGEDEEDEEDDDEDVDMED, encoded by the exons ATGCG GATTGAGGACTGCAGCTTTTGTGGCCGTCCGGCCTATCCCTCCAAGGGTATTACCTTTGTCAGAAACGATG GCAAATCGTTCAGGTTCTGCAGATCAAAATGCAACCGCAACTACAAGATGAAGCGTAACCCCCGCAAGCTCAAGTGGACAAAGGCCTACCGCCGAAACGCCGGCAAGGAGATGACGGTCGACAGCACGCTGCAGTTCGCCATGCGCCGCAACGAGCCCGTCCGCTACGACCGCGACCTGGTGAACAAGACCATGGCGGCCATGAAGCGCATCAGCGAGATCCGCGCCCGCCGCGAGCGCGTCTTCTACAAGAAGCGCATGGCCGGCAAGCGGGAGAAGGAGCTGGCTGTCGCGCGCAAGCTGGTCGCCGAGAACGAGCACCTGCTGCCCCGCCTGCGCggaagcgagaagaagaggctggcggAGCTGGCCGCTCAGGGCGAGGACGTGGCCCtcgaggaggagctgctggcgacGCGGAAGAACAAGATCAAGGCCTTTGGAGGCGAGACGAGAAGGCTCAAGGTCCGGGTGGATGGCGGCGTGGACGAGATTGTGGAATCTTTCCAGGGAGAGGGtggcgaggacgaggaggacgaggaggacgacgacgaggatgtcGACATGGAGGACTAA